In Vibrio marisflavi CECT 7928, the following are encoded in one genomic region:
- a CDS encoding sodium-dependent transporter, with protein sequence MAVSSRGHFSSRLGFILAAAGSAVGLGNIWGFPTQAASNGGALFLIIYLLMVFLLAYPMLVAELTVGRYGQSNPIRSLKSVWPNGKAGAIAVGVAGMVVVSLILSFYAIVAGWLVGSFAGSGLELVGASDAVSWLTGFSTPRNLILMVVFMLMTMYVVQSGVTDGIEKWSSRLMPILFVLFVLLIGYIFTQPGAMEGLKMYLVPDFDHFSAEVVVSAMGQAFFSLSLGVCAMMVYGSYLNKEANLPKTAAQVACVDTGVAFIAGLLILPAMFVAKHNGVEIFSDSGELLSSDTLVFQVLPAMFHSMGTIGELISVLFFAVMLIAALTSSISMLEVPVAVAIEELNQSRKLAVSWIGAIIMVISGIIVFNFGDLFGLVIKLTTVYAQPIIGLFITLIAGWVWHRNQVLKELKQGYPEIEQGLFWKIWPTYVRVVCPILMVMVFFFS encoded by the coding sequence ATGGCAGTAAGTTCTAGAGGCCACTTTTCTTCAAGATTAGGTTTTATTTTGGCAGCCGCAGGTTCAGCGGTTGGTTTAGGTAATATTTGGGGATTTCCTACCCAAGCAGCCAGCAATGGCGGTGCACTCTTTTTGATTATTTATCTGCTGATGGTGTTTCTCCTAGCATACCCAATGCTAGTAGCAGAGTTAACGGTCGGCCGATACGGACAATCCAACCCAATTCGCTCATTAAAATCAGTATGGCCAAACGGCAAAGCCGGCGCTATTGCCGTGGGTGTCGCGGGGATGGTGGTTGTATCCTTGATTTTGAGCTTTTATGCCATAGTAGCAGGTTGGTTGGTCGGCTCATTTGCTGGAAGTGGGCTAGAGCTCGTTGGAGCTTCAGACGCAGTAAGTTGGCTTACAGGGTTTAGCACGCCTCGTAACTTAATCTTGATGGTCGTATTCATGCTGATGACCATGTACGTAGTGCAAAGCGGCGTAACAGATGGTATTGAAAAGTGGTCTAGCCGTTTGATGCCAATACTGTTTGTTCTTTTCGTATTGCTTATCGGTTATATCTTTACCCAGCCGGGAGCGATGGAAGGCCTGAAAATGTACTTGGTGCCTGACTTTGATCATTTCAGTGCTGAAGTTGTTGTAAGTGCGATGGGCCAAGCGTTCTTCTCACTTTCGTTAGGTGTGTGCGCTATGATGGTGTATGGCTCCTATCTAAACAAAGAAGCAAACCTACCTAAGACTGCGGCTCAAGTTGCGTGTGTTGATACAGGTGTTGCTTTTATCGCTGGTCTATTGATTTTGCCTGCAATGTTTGTTGCTAAGCACAATGGTGTAGAGATCTTCTCTGACTCTGGTGAGTTGCTAAGTTCTGACACATTGGTTTTCCAAGTGTTGCCGGCGATGTTCCACTCTATGGGTACAATTGGTGAATTGATCAGTGTGCTGTTCTTTGCCGTGATGCTTATTGCAGCGCTAACTTCTTCAATATCTATGCTTGAAGTACCTGTCGCCGTTGCTATCGAGGAGCTCAATCAATCTCGTAAGTTAGCGGTTTCCTGGATTGGTGCAATCATCATGGTTATTTCGGGCATAATTGTCTTCAACTTTGGTGATCTATTTGGGTTGGTCATCAAGCTAACGACTGTATACGCTCAGCCAATCATCGGTTTGTTTATTACTTTAATTGCTGGTTGGGTATGGCATAGAAATCAGGTATTGAAAGAACTAAAACAGGGTTACCCTGAAATTGAGCAAGGCTTGTTTTGGAAAATTTGGCCAACATACGTGAGAGTAGTTTGCCCAATTCTTATGGTTATGGTTTTCTTTTTCTCTTAA
- the cls gene encoding cardiolipin synthase, with protein sequence MEKFYHFLTLAGIVLYWLLVAGVTLRAVLKHRSVSVSLAWLLIIYAVPILGVFCYFLFGELNLGRKRAERAKEMFTPYESWFTQLNECQAHSRETFGYHISRIDELCNNRLGLPSLSGNTLTLKNEPQEILRSIINDIESATTSIRLVFYIWHPGGLADSVSSALIKAAQRGVEVKLLVDSAGSANFFKSPWRKMMQKAGIHVVQALEVSPWRMFLRRLDLRQHRKIIVIDDQIAYTGSMNLVDPAYFKQESGVGQWIDIMVRITGPTVNVLSAIHSWDWEVETGARALPPQPKCAVDESNALHPIQVVPSGPGMPEHLISQVLSLAINQANHSVRITTPYFVPSVDLLDTLKLTAQRGVKVDLIIPHKNDSLMVQWASRAFYTELLEAGVEIHEFYGGLLHTKSVVIDEQFCLVGTVNMDMRSLWLNFELTLAIDDEHFTKEMFELQDSYIEHSHSLKLEEWKKRKVYYRFFERIFYLFNPLL encoded by the coding sequence ATGGAAAAGTTTTATCACTTTTTAACTCTGGCTGGCATTGTATTGTATTGGCTTCTAGTAGCTGGGGTAACTCTTCGAGCAGTGCTCAAACATCGCTCGGTAAGCGTATCATTGGCTTGGCTTCTCATCATCTATGCCGTCCCTATTCTTGGTGTTTTTTGCTATTTTCTTTTTGGTGAGCTTAACCTCGGTAGAAAAAGAGCCGAGCGTGCAAAAGAGATGTTTACGCCTTATGAGTCTTGGTTTACACAGTTAAATGAGTGCCAAGCTCATTCACGGGAAACCTTTGGTTACCATATCTCCCGAATAGATGAATTATGTAATAATCGTCTAGGCCTACCTTCTTTAAGCGGCAATACCCTAACCTTAAAAAACGAACCTCAGGAAATACTTCGCTCTATTATCAACGATATTGAATCTGCAACGACTAGCATTCGTTTGGTGTTTTATATATGGCACCCCGGAGGTCTTGCTGATTCGGTTTCTTCAGCGTTAATTAAAGCGGCTCAGCGCGGTGTTGAAGTCAAACTCTTGGTCGACTCGGCGGGCAGTGCCAACTTCTTCAAAAGTCCTTGGCGCAAGATGATGCAAAAGGCTGGCATTCACGTCGTGCAAGCTTTAGAGGTTAGTCCATGGCGTATGTTCTTGCGTCGCTTAGACTTGAGGCAGCACCGGAAAATCATCGTAATTGACGACCAAATTGCTTATACCGGCTCAATGAACTTGGTTGATCCTGCCTATTTCAAACAAGAATCTGGTGTTGGCCAGTGGATTGATATTATGGTTCGTATTACTGGACCGACAGTCAACGTACTATCCGCTATCCATTCTTGGGATTGGGAAGTTGAAACAGGTGCACGGGCTCTCCCACCGCAACCTAAATGTGCGGTTGACGAATCGAATGCTCTTCATCCTATTCAAGTTGTGCCTTCGGGTCCTGGAATGCCAGAACACCTTATTTCTCAAGTGTTGAGTCTTGCTATTAACCAAGCAAACCACTCAGTAAGAATTACTACGCCTTACTTTGTACCGAGTGTTGACCTGTTAGACACGTTAAAACTCACTGCACAGCGCGGAGTGAAAGTCGATTTAATCATTCCTCATAAAAATGACTCACTCATGGTGCAATGGGCTTCTCGTGCTTTCTATACCGAATTGCTTGAAGCGGGTGTGGAGATCCATGAATTTTATGGTGGATTGCTGCACACCAAATCGGTGGTCATTGATGAGCAATTCTGCTTGGTTGGTACCGTCAATATGGATATGCGCAGCTTGTGGCTCAACTTTGAACTCACTCTCGCTATCGATGACGAGCACTTCACAAAAGAGATGTTTGAACTGCAAGATTCCTATATTGAACACTCTCATTCATTGAAATTAGAAGAGTGGAAAAAGAGAAAAGTTTACTACCGTTTCTTTGAACGGATATTCTATCTATTCAACCCACTTCTATAA
- a CDS encoding TIGR01621 family pseudouridine synthase, translating into MFDLLYSHGDFIVINKHPNVSVHKDDGDTMLLQTVQQQLSIEKLYLVHRLDKMTSGILLLAKNGKTASELSGLFAQRNIEKYYLAIANKKPKKKQGLIVGDMVRSRRSAWKLTSSTDNPAVTQFFSYAGEPGERVFLCKPSTGKTHQIRVAIKSVGSAIAGDPIYNPTSNCDRGYLHAFAVRFSHCGQQYEFVCDPREYQLLGEKWHSESVSTVIDNVKQPWQLTWPNIKH; encoded by the coding sequence ATGTTCGATTTACTTTATAGCCATGGTGACTTTATTGTCATTAATAAACACCCGAATGTTTCTGTACATAAAGATGACGGAGACACAATGTTACTGCAGACAGTTCAACAGCAACTTAGCATCGAAAAACTCTATCTAGTACATCGGCTTGATAAAATGACATCTGGAATTTTGTTGCTTGCGAAGAACGGTAAAACGGCAAGTGAACTTTCCGGACTGTTTGCTCAAAGAAACATTGAGAAGTATTACTTGGCTATCGCAAACAAAAAACCTAAGAAAAAGCAGGGGTTGATAGTTGGCGATATGGTGCGTTCTCGACGGTCGGCTTGGAAATTAACCAGTTCGACTGACAACCCAGCTGTCACTCAATTTTTTTCTTATGCAGGTGAGCCCGGTGAGAGGGTGTTTTTGTGTAAACCAAGTACAGGTAAAACCCATCAAATACGTGTAGCCATAAAGTCTGTTGGCTCCGCGATAGCGGGTGATCCAATTTATAACCCGACGTCAAATTGTGATAGAGGTTACTTGCATGCGTTTGCTGTTCGATTTTCTCACTGTGGCCAGCAATATGAATTTGTTTGTGACCCAAGAGAATACCAACTTCTTGGCGAGAAATGGCACTCTGAGTCGGTAAGCACTGTTATCGATAACGTAAAACAACCTTGGCAGCTTACTTGGCCGAACATCAAACACTAA
- a CDS encoding L-fuculose-phosphate aldolase, with product MMREVLAQQIIDSCLEMVRLGLNQGASGNASVRFEEGMLITPTGIEYSQMTPEQIVYVDGSGHFEEGKKPSSEWQFHLACYKSRQDCNAVVHNHAINSTTLAILEKPIPAIHYMIAASGCKTIPLVPYATFGSQELSDSVAKGITTSKALLLAHHGSIAIGENLNKAMWLSQEVETLADMYIKALSTGLDIKILDDEEMDKVIEKFKTYGLKVEE from the coding sequence ATGATGAGAGAAGTATTGGCTCAACAAATTATCGATAGCTGCCTTGAAATGGTTCGCTTGGGCCTTAACCAAGGTGCGTCAGGCAATGCAAGTGTCCGTTTTGAAGAAGGGATGCTCATTACTCCAACCGGCATTGAGTATAGCCAAATGACACCTGAGCAAATCGTGTATGTTGACGGAAGTGGACACTTTGAGGAAGGCAAAAAACCTTCCTCAGAATGGCAGTTTCATTTAGCGTGTTATAAATCTCGCCAAGATTGCAATGCAGTTGTACACAACCATGCAATAAACAGCACCACATTGGCCATATTGGAAAAGCCAATCCCTGCTATTCATTACATGATTGCCGCGTCAGGTTGCAAAACCATTCCTCTTGTTCCATACGCCACTTTTGGTAGTCAAGAACTGTCAGATTCGGTAGCTAAGGGGATTACAACGAGTAAAGCGCTGCTGCTCGCACATCATGGCTCAATTGCTATTGGGGAGAACCTAAACAAAGCGATGTGGCTCTCTCAAGAGGTTGAAACGCTGGCGGATATGTACATTAAAGCTCTTTCGACAGGGTTGGATATAAAAATCCTTGATGATGAAGAAATGGATAAAGTGATAGAGAAGTTTAAGACTTATGGCCTAAAAGTTGAGGAGTAA
- a CDS encoding agmatine deiminase family protein, whose protein sequence is MKRLIYSITLMLVIIMPKLSFAELIVLASPPNDSYYKPFHNKIINFQVDYAKKVISNGDDVLILSSEKSYKTYAKEVGAKHVLIYPMDDIWMRDFTLTNPSGEAIVFRYTAEAQGGYDNAQQVADQVQETFLSLANEAGLRYKSTSLLNDGGNLVDDYAGNRILSTKFLNDNSLTEKQARQKLVALTGAKHVAFIESDEPEGLEHADGIASFVDDNVVVINEYPDDERYASYLKSELKRQLPGVTVHSIVTPYDPDTTFDSQYPSACGLYTNMLVTPDKIYFPQFGIPEDKLALEQLEAITSKKVVPVSSEQVCGLGGGVRCMSLQLRGENAEKLLDYAHEKSD, encoded by the coding sequence ATGAAAAGACTTATATATAGCATCACACTTATGTTGGTGATTATTATGCCTAAGCTTTCTTTTGCAGAACTCATTGTGTTGGCTTCTCCTCCTAACGATAGTTACTACAAACCCTTTCATAACAAAATCATCAACTTTCAAGTCGATTACGCGAAGAAAGTTATAAGTAATGGCGATGACGTTCTTATCCTGAGCTCAGAAAAATCATACAAAACCTACGCGAAAGAGGTTGGTGCGAAACATGTGCTGATATACCCAATGGACGATATTTGGATGCGTGATTTTACTCTGACCAACCCAAGTGGAGAGGCAATAGTATTTCGTTATACGGCAGAAGCTCAAGGTGGCTATGACAATGCTCAGCAAGTCGCTGACCAAGTACAAGAGACGTTTTTGAGCTTGGCAAATGAAGCAGGCTTGAGATACAAGTCGACCAGCCTTCTAAATGATGGTGGTAACCTTGTTGATGACTATGCGGGCAACAGAATTTTGAGCACCAAGTTTTTAAATGATAACAGCCTTACGGAGAAACAAGCGCGGCAAAAGCTTGTCGCGCTGACAGGTGCGAAACATGTCGCTTTCATCGAGTCAGATGAACCTGAAGGGTTAGAGCATGCTGATGGCATTGCTAGTTTTGTCGATGACAATGTCGTTGTTATAAATGAATACCCAGATGATGAAAGGTATGCGAGTTACCTTAAAAGTGAGCTAAAGCGTCAACTACCCGGTGTAACGGTTCATTCCATTGTGACGCCATACGATCCAGATACCACCTTTGACTCGCAGTATCCTTCCGCTTGTGGTTTATATACCAACATGCTGGTAACACCAGATAAGATCTATTTTCCACAATTCGGTATCCCGGAAGATAAGCTGGCGTTGGAGCAGCTAGAGGCTATCACTTCAAAAAAGGTAGTTCCGGTCTCTTCTGAGCAAGTGTGTGGTTTAGGTGGCGGAGTTCGCTGCATGTCTCTACAACTTAGAGGTGAAAATGCTGAAAAGCTGTTGGACTATGCCCATGAGAAATCTGACTAG